Sequence from the Streptomyces sp. R33 genome:
GCCGGCCAAGGACCCGTGGGACCTGCCGGACGTCTCCGGCCTCGTCGTCGGCGTCCTCGGCGGCACCGGCGACCAGGGCCGGGGCCTGGCCTACCGGCTCGCCCGGGCGGGCCAGAAGGTGATCATCGGCTCCCGCGCCGCCGACCGCGCGCAGAGCGCCGCCGACGAACTGGGCCTCGGCGTGGAGGGCGCGGACAACGCCGAGTGCGCGCGCCGCAGCGACATCGTGATCATCGCGGTGCCGTGGGAGGGCCACGCCAAGACCCTCGAAGCCCTCCGCGAGGACCTCGTGGGCAAGCTCGTGGTGGACTGCGTCAACCCGCTGGGCTTCGACAAGCAGGGCGCGTACGCCCTCCACGTCGAAGAGGGCAGCGCGGCCCAGCAGGCCGCGGCCCTGCTCCCCGACTCCCGGGTGACGGCCGCCTTCCACCACCTCTCGGCGGTCCT
This genomic interval carries:
- the npdG gene encoding NADPH-dependent F420 reductase; amino-acid sequence: MTSSDSTQTSPATAPAKDPWDLPDVSGLVVGVLGGTGDQGRGLAYRLARAGQKVIIGSRAADRAQSAADELGLGVEGADNAECARRSDIVIIAVPWEGHAKTLEALREDLVGKLVVDCVNPLGFDKQGAYALHVEEGSAAQQAAALLPDSRVTAAFHHLSAVLLQDESVEEIDTDVMVLGESRADTDIVQALAGRIPGMRGVFAGRLRNAHQVESLVANLISANRRYKAHTGLRITDV